A region from the Ptychodera flava strain L36383 chromosome 10, AS_Pfla_20210202, whole genome shotgun sequence genome encodes:
- the LOC139142977 gene encoding sulfotransferase 1 family member D1-like yields MAQTEGLSIVDGYLLQSHYDKHKLETRVADTFNFRPNDVIVAGFPKSGNTWLVEVLKAMYTDWGLEIFDEAASAVFFEERTVFNSYFCMKRQRLVETIKCEDIPSPRLMRTHLPATLFPCAVLKDKGAKAIYISRNPKDVVVSTYYFYKSLLHGALSTGSWEQTVQSFVEDRLLFTPWVRHVGDWFKKGIEDDTRSAQRRHENGEFSPASFD; encoded by the coding sequence ATGGCTCAAACTGAAGGCCTTTCTATTGTAGATGGATACTTACTACAGTCTCACTATGACAAGCACAAACTGGAAACCAGAGTAGCTGATACATTCAACTTCAGACCCAACGACGTCATAGTCGCCGGATTTCCAAAGTCAGGCAATACGTGGCTGGTCGAAGTTTTGAAAGCCATGTACACTGACTGGGGGCTTGAGATCTTTGACGAGGCAGCATCCGCAGTGTTTTTCGAAGAAAGAACGGTCTTTAACAGTTATTTCTGCATGAAACGACAACGGCTTGTTGAGACAATCAAATGCGAGGATATACCGTCACCACGTCTCATGAGGACACACCTACCAGCTACTTTATTCCCCTGTGCTGTGCTGAAAGACAAGGGTGCCAAGGCGATATACATATCTCGGAATCCAAAGGATGTTGTCGTATCTACTTATTATTTCTATAAATCACTTCTGCACGGTGCGTTGTCTACAGGCAGCTGGGAACAAACTGTGCAGAGCTTTGTTGAAGACAGACTACTGTTCACACCGTGGGTACGACATGTAGGAGACTGGTTCAAGAAAGGCATTGAAGATGATACAAGATCTGCCCAGCGCCGTCATGAAAATGGGGAATTTTCTCCAGCGTCCTTTGACTGA